Proteins from a single region of Thiomicrorhabdus sp. Kp2:
- the ileS gene encoding isoleucine--tRNA ligase, whose amino-acid sequence MTDYKPTLNLPETDFPMRGNLPNREPAQVEAWLSDSLYQTVREHMAGRPKFILHDGPPYANGDIHIGHAVNKVLKDMIVKSKGLSGFDAPFVPGWDCHGLPIELNVEKKKGKVGQKIGATEFREECRIYAQKQVEGQMADFQRLGIMADWENPYLTKDFKFEANEIRALAKIIENGHLVKGTKPVYWSVGGRSALAEAEVEYENKRSKSIDVRFPIIDEEAFFKRCHHVEDHTGEGPLSVVIWTTTPWTLPANQAVSINPELEYSVVQVQGENGPERLFLAEAMIKDSMDKWGFDKYNVIAYGRGEQFDLIRLQHPFYDRIVPLILGDHVTTEAGTGCVHTAPGHGVEDFQVGLKYDLEVDCPVDGNGNYVAGTPLFEGENVLKVDDHVIEVLKEHKSLVHIEVIEHSYPHCWRTKTPLIFRATPQWFISMTEGGLRDKAMAAIPKVEWVPEWGQNRIEGMIDGRPDWCISRQRFWGVPIAIFVHKVTGEMHPRTTELMEDVAKLVEEKSIDAWYDLDIASLLGDEANDYEQVTDILDVWFDSGISHFTVLGQRDELQAPADLYLEGSDQHRGWFQSSLLTALATDGQAPYKQVLTHGFTVDKDGKKMSKSKGNVVAPQQIANKLGADILRLWISAADYRYEMTVSDEIISRTADSYRRIRNTARFLLANINGFNPETDMVAYQDLLPLDKWAIGHAAKLQKEIIEAYDSYNFHSIYQAMTHFCSVELGAFYLDVIKDRQYTCKTEGLARRSAQTALYHIVEALTRWMAPILSFTAEEIWQALPGERTQTIFVSTWYEGLTELDESAEMNSAYWEEMIAVRSAVAKQLEQLRADKVIKASLTAEVTLYCDDEIFNKLSKLQDELRFVLITSEATLKSLADKSDTAIESEMPGLWIDAGATDKPKCARCWHHREEVGQIAEHPELCQRCVDNIDEIGKGEIRHFA is encoded by the coding sequence ATGACAGACTATAAACCGACTTTGAACTTACCTGAAACAGATTTTCCAATGCGAGGAAATCTACCTAACCGTGAGCCTGCGCAAGTAGAAGCCTGGTTATCAGATTCGTTATACCAAACTGTACGTGAACACATGGCAGGTCGCCCAAAGTTTATTTTGCATGATGGGCCTCCGTACGCAAACGGCGATATTCACATTGGTCACGCGGTTAATAAAGTCTTAAAAGACATGATTGTTAAGTCAAAAGGTTTAAGTGGCTTTGACGCGCCATTCGTGCCTGGTTGGGACTGCCACGGTTTACCCATCGAGCTAAATGTTGAGAAAAAGAAAGGTAAAGTTGGCCAAAAAATTGGTGCCACAGAGTTCCGTGAAGAGTGCCGTATTTACGCCCAGAAACAAGTAGAAGGTCAAATGGCTGACTTTCAACGTTTGGGCATCATGGCCGATTGGGAAAACCCATACCTAACCAAAGACTTTAAATTTGAAGCCAATGAAATCCGTGCTTTAGCAAAAATCATTGAAAACGGTCACTTGGTAAAAGGCACAAAGCCAGTTTACTGGTCTGTTGGTGGTCGTTCTGCCTTGGCAGAGGCGGAAGTAGAATATGAAAACAAACGTTCAAAATCGATTGATGTGCGTTTCCCAATCATTGATGAAGAAGCGTTTTTTAAACGTTGTCACCATGTAGAAGATCATACGGGTGAAGGGCCTCTTTCTGTGGTCATTTGGACAACCACACCTTGGACATTACCGGCTAACCAAGCGGTTTCAATCAATCCAGAACTAGAATATTCAGTGGTTCAAGTACAGGGTGAAAACGGTCCAGAACGTCTGTTTTTAGCCGAAGCGATGATTAAAGATTCTATGGATAAATGGGGCTTTGATAAATACAACGTCATCGCTTATGGCCGTGGTGAACAGTTTGACTTGATCCGTTTACAGCACCCGTTTTATGACCGCATTGTGCCGTTAATTCTGGGTGACCACGTTACCACCGAAGCTGGTACAGGTTGTGTACACACCGCGCCTGGTCACGGGGTAGAAGATTTTCAGGTCGGTCTAAAATACGACCTAGAAGTCGATTGCCCAGTCGATGGCAATGGTAACTATGTAGCTGGTACGCCTTTGTTTGAAGGTGAAAACGTGCTTAAAGTCGATGACCACGTGATTGAAGTGCTTAAAGAGCATAAATCCTTAGTGCATATTGAAGTCATTGAACACAGTTATCCGCATTGCTGGCGTACTAAAACGCCGTTGATTTTCCGTGCCACGCCACAATGGTTTATCTCAATGACCGAAGGTGGTTTGCGTGATAAAGCCATGGCCGCGATTCCAAAAGTGGAATGGGTTCCAGAGTGGGGTCAAAACCGTATTGAAGGTATGATTGATGGTCGTCCAGACTGGTGTATTTCACGTCAGCGTTTCTGGGGTGTGCCAATTGCAATCTTTGTGCATAAAGTCACGGGTGAAATGCACCCACGCACCACTGAACTGATGGAAGACGTCGCTAAATTGGTTGAAGAAAAATCAATCGATGCATGGTATGACTTAGATATTGCTTCTTTACTGGGTGATGAAGCCAATGATTATGAGCAAGTAACCGATATCTTAGATGTATGGTTTGATTCAGGTATCTCTCATTTCACCGTATTAGGTCAGCGTGATGAGCTACAAGCGCCTGCCGATTTATACCTTGAAGGGTCAGATCAGCACCGTGGGTGGTTCCAGTCGTCTTTACTAACGGCTCTAGCAACCGATGGTCAAGCACCTTACAAACAAGTATTAACGCATGGTTTTACCGTAGATAAGGACGGTAAAAAAATGTCAAAATCAAAAGGTAACGTGGTTGCCCCGCAGCAAATCGCCAATAAGCTTGGTGCAGATATTTTACGTCTATGGATTTCAGCGGCTGACTACCGTTATGAGATGACCGTTTCAGATGAAATCATCAGCCGTACGGCCGATTCTTATCGTCGTATTCGTAACACGGCACGTTTCTTATTAGCCAATATCAATGGCTTTAACCCAGAAACCGATATGGTCGCTTACCAAGATTTATTGCCATTAGATAAATGGGCAATCGGTCATGCCGCTAAATTGCAAAAAGAGATTATTGAAGCTTACGATAGCTACAATTTCCACAGCATCTATCAAGCCATGACACACTTCTGTTCGGTTGAATTAGGTGCATTCTATTTGGATGTTATCAAAGACCGCCAATACACCTGTAAAACAGAAGGGCTAGCACGTCGTTCGGCACAAACGGCTCTATATCATATTGTAGAAGCCCTAACCCGTTGGATGGCTCCAATCCTAAGTTTTACCGCTGAAGAAATTTGGCAAGCACTTCCAGGTGAACGTACACAGACTATCTTTGTATCAACTTGGTATGAAGGTCTCACTGAGTTAGACGAATCAGCTGAGATGAACTCCGCCTACTGGGAAGAGATGATTGCCGTACGTTCAGCGGTAGCCAAACAGCTAGAGCAGTTACGTGCCGATAAAGTCATTAAAGCCTCTCTAACGGCAGAAGTGACTTTATATTGTGACGATGAAATCTTCAATAAACTTAGCAAACTACAAGACGAACTGCGTTTTGTACTAATTACCTCAGAAGCGACATTAAAATCATTAGCCGATAAATCTGATACAGCGATTGAATCAGAAATGCCAGGCCTATGGATTGATGCGGGTGCTACTGACAAACCAAAATGTGCTCGTTGTTGGCATCACCGTGAAGAAGTAGGGCAAATTGCCGAGCATCCAGAGCTATGTCAGCGTTGTGTGGATAATATTGATGAAATAGGGAAAGGCGAAATCCGCCATTTTGCATAA
- a CDS encoding paraquat-inducible protein A, whose amino-acid sequence MLYRQSFGFIVLVAAYILLIPGLTEPVLHLTTMLDKGELTVLGKEAILNSGTIPNFLMPVTMEVLNQIHATGTVVIQDTSKSILDTAKTLWQDGNRLVAFLIVFFSVFVPALKLALLASSYLFKRFVKHLALSSALLSKWSMADVFVMALIIAFLAIKASSGNSALLQTNIELEAGFYFFLGYCLLSILSSQLLARDFSAESKTQND is encoded by the coding sequence GTGCTATATCGTCAATCATTTGGTTTTATTGTTCTTGTTGCGGCTTATATTTTATTAATTCCAGGTTTAACCGAGCCCGTTCTTCACCTTACCACAATGCTTGATAAGGGCGAATTGACGGTTTTAGGCAAAGAGGCTATTTTAAACAGTGGCACAATTCCCAATTTTTTAATGCCTGTCACCATGGAGGTGTTAAATCAAATACATGCAACAGGCACGGTGGTCATTCAGGATACCTCTAAGAGTATTTTGGATACAGCTAAAACGTTGTGGCAAGACGGTAATCGGTTAGTGGCGTTTTTGATTGTGTTTTTTAGTGTGTTTGTACCTGCTTTAAAACTGGCTTTATTGGCAAGTTCTTATCTATTTAAACGCTTTGTAAAACACTTAGCATTAAGCAGTGCTCTACTCAGTAAATGGTCAATGGCGGATGTATTTGTAATGGCGTTGATTATTGCCTTTTTGGCGATTAAAGCCAGTTCGGGTAATTCGGCCTTGCTGCAAACCAATATTGAACTTGAAGCGGGCTTTTATTTCTTTTTAGGTTATTGTTTATTGTCGATTTTATCGAGTCAATTATTGGCAAGAGATTTTAGTGCAGAGTCAAAAACACAAAACGATTAA
- the lspA gene encoding signal peptidase II: MPETNSTAIKTVWLAVLVIIIDQITKYIAVSNLTFAEPVAVMPYLNWTLVYNYGAAFSFLADMGGWQRWFFAGLAIVVSAILMFWLSKLPSKITAEVWGINLVLGGAIGNVIDRFLAGRVTDFVDFYIGTWHYATFNVADVAITVGAGLLILSEFVLKPKQKKQAEVADS, encoded by the coding sequence ATGCCAGAAACAAATTCAACAGCCATAAAAACGGTTTGGTTAGCGGTTTTAGTCATTATTATTGATCAAATAACCAAATACATTGCTGTTAGCAATCTGACCTTTGCAGAACCCGTTGCGGTTATGCCTTATCTAAACTGGACACTGGTTTACAATTACGGTGCGGCGTTTAGCTTTTTGGCGGATATGGGCGGTTGGCAACGTTGGTTTTTTGCAGGCCTAGCTATAGTGGTCAGTGCTATTTTAATGTTTTGGTTATCAAAACTACCCAGCAAAATCACTGCAGAAGTTTGGGGTATTAACCTAGTATTAGGTGGAGCAATTGGTAATGTTATCGACCGCTTTCTAGCAGGGCGAGTCACCGATTTTGTCGATTTCTATATCGGCACTTGGCACTATGCCACTTTTAATGTGGCTGATGTTGCCATCACAGTCGGAGCAGGCCTGTTAATTCTTTCTGAGTTTGTTTTAAAACCAAAGCAAAAGAAGCAAGCAGAAGTCGCTGATTCATAA
- the ribF gene encoding bifunctional riboflavin kinase/FAD synthetase: MQLIRGLHNLKRFDAHLAKGCVLTIGNFDGVHLGHQQVLQAVNRQAKMLDLPSVVMIFEPLPIEFFAPQQAPVRLMNLREKLQAFQQTDIDYVLCVRFNADFAVLTAQQFVDRILLQGLKVKHLVVGDDFRFGQKRQGDFAFLKQAGLVNGFTVTDMPTFGVDQQRVSSTRIRTALLKDGASEPNLAQAKALMGKDFSFNGRVIHGQKLGRTIGFRTLNINPKRSQMPVQGVFAVTVDGIANKPWPGVANLGLRPTVDGVRPSIEVHLFNWDKDVYGQHVQITLEAYIRPEMKFNGLDALKEQIAQDAQQAKQYFKLSDLSEGE, translated from the coding sequence ATGCAGTTAATTCGTGGCTTACACAATTTAAAACGATTTGATGCGCATTTAGCCAAGGGATGTGTATTAACCATTGGCAACTTTGATGGCGTGCATTTGGGACATCAGCAGGTTTTACAGGCTGTAAATAGACAAGCTAAAATGTTAGATTTACCGAGTGTAGTGATGATTTTTGAGCCACTGCCGATTGAGTTCTTTGCGCCACAACAAGCCCCTGTGCGTTTAATGAATTTGCGTGAAAAATTGCAAGCGTTTCAACAGACCGATATTGATTATGTGTTGTGTGTACGTTTTAATGCCGATTTTGCCGTTTTAACGGCACAGCAGTTTGTTGATAGGATTTTGCTCCAAGGCCTAAAGGTTAAACATTTGGTGGTTGGCGATGATTTTCGTTTTGGTCAAAAACGTCAAGGTGATTTTGCTTTTTTAAAACAAGCAGGCCTGGTCAATGGGTTTACAGTGACCGATATGCCAACCTTTGGTGTTGATCAACAACGAGTGAGCAGTACACGTATTAGAACCGCTTTATTAAAAGATGGCGCGAGTGAACCAAACTTAGCACAAGCCAAAGCGTTAATGGGCAAAGATTTCAGTTTTAATGGTCGTGTTATTCACGGCCAAAAGCTGGGTAGAACCATTGGCTTTAGAACTTTGAATATCAACCCTAAGCGTTCGCAAATGCCTGTTCAAGGCGTGTTTGCGGTAACGGTAGATGGTATTGCCAATAAGCCGTGGCCAGGTGTGGCTAATTTAGGGTTACGTCCTACCGTGGATGGTGTAAGACCTTCAATTGAAGTGCATCTGTTTAATTGGGATAAAGATGTGTACGGCCAACATGTGCAAATCACATTAGAAGCTTATATAAGACCAGAAATGAAGTTTAATGGTTTAGATGCTTTAAAAGAACAGATTGCCCAAGATGCCCAACAGGCCAAACAGTATTTTAAGCTTTCAGATTTATCTGAAGGTGAATAG
- a CDS encoding lytic murein transglycosylase has product MPKLTMHNTTSRYIKLLFASLIMATSLNGQAQSEPFKASEADFNAWLSDFKKQAHNEGISQSTLDQAFKNVKLNAKVLESDKKQPEFTKTFFDYFNRAVSESRVENGLKNYEANKPLLDEVTKKYGVPGRFLVAFWGLETNYGSYTGNLPIIESLATLAYDPRRSKFFSTQLMSALTILDRGHVSLEQMKGSWAGAMGQCQFMPSNYLQYAVDGDGDGKINLWDSLPDVFYSAGNFLNQLGWQAQENWGREVALPKDFDYALADNKTARPLNDWKKLGITLADGREIPNEDMQAKLLLASDYQGPAFLVYDNFKVIKRWNNADKYALSVGHLADRIVKLPPLSKQKPKDDKGMSYAQIKEIQSLLNEMGYNVGKPDGIAGSKTRNALRDFQAKHKLPADGFASVKMLEKLQQVQTESK; this is encoded by the coding sequence ATGCCAAAGTTGACTATGCATAACACCACAAGCCGTTACATTAAACTTTTATTCGCCTCATTGATTATGGCCACCTCTCTTAATGGCCAGGCACAATCAGAGCCTTTTAAAGCCTCCGAAGCGGACTTTAATGCTTGGCTAAGTGACTTTAAAAAGCAGGCACATAATGAAGGCATTTCACAGTCAACGCTTGACCAAGCCTTTAAGAATGTAAAACTCAATGCAAAAGTGCTTGAATCGGACAAAAAGCAGCCCGAATTCACTAAAACTTTTTTTGACTACTTTAACCGTGCGGTCAGCGAGAGTCGTGTTGAAAACGGTCTAAAAAATTATGAAGCCAATAAACCCCTACTAGATGAAGTCACCAAAAAATACGGTGTGCCTGGTCGTTTTCTTGTGGCGTTTTGGGGGCTAGAAACCAATTACGGTAGCTATACGGGTAATCTTCCAATTATTGAATCGCTTGCCACCTTGGCTTACGATCCACGCCGCAGTAAATTCTTTAGCACTCAACTTATGAGTGCCTTAACCATTTTAGATAGAGGTCATGTCTCTTTAGAACAGATGAAAGGCTCTTGGGCAGGAGCGATGGGACAGTGCCAATTTATGCCATCTAACTACCTGCAATATGCGGTAGATGGTGATGGTGATGGCAAAATCAATTTATGGGATAGCTTGCCAGACGTGTTTTACTCAGCAGGTAACTTCTTAAATCAACTGGGTTGGCAAGCACAAGAAAACTGGGGACGTGAAGTCGCTCTACCCAAAGACTTTGATTACGCCTTAGCCGATAACAAAACAGCACGTCCGTTAAATGACTGGAAGAAACTCGGCATCACCCTTGCTGATGGTAGAGAAATTCCTAATGAAGATATGCAAGCAAAGTTACTTTTAGCCAGTGATTATCAAGGGCCTGCTTTTTTAGTCTATGACAACTTTAAAGTCATTAAACGTTGGAACAATGCCGATAAATATGCCCTATCGGTTGGCCATTTAGCAGACCGAATCGTTAAACTTCCACCACTCAGCAAACAAAAGCCTAAAGATGACAAAGGCATGAGTTATGCACAAATCAAAGAGATTCAATCACTCTTAAATGAGATGGGTTATAACGTAGGTAAACCTGATGGCATTGCTGGAAGCAAAACGCGCAATGCACTTCGCGATTTTCAAGCCAAACATAAGTTACCTGCGGATGGATTTGCCAGCGTTAAAATGTTAGAAAAACTACAACAAGTTCAAACTGAGAGTAAGTAA
- a CDS encoding BCCT family transporter, producing MPTSETSRFQSTILLPVFIPAIVVIFFTIIGTLSNPDFAGELFSQAQAEITQNFSWFYMLVVAIFLVFIISIAISPWGRIKLGPDDSEPDYTFTAWFAMLFSAGYGIALLFFGVAEPVLHYATPPEGPSETVGAAKEAMQIAFFHWGFHIWAIYGLVGLVLAYFSFRHKLPLSMRSTLYPLIGDRIYGPIGHSVDTFAILGTVFGLATTLGLSVTQINAGVHYLMPSIPNNTTVQIVAIAVITGLATFSVVAGMDKGIKRLSLLNIGLAMVLMLFVFVTGPTIFILETFLQNTGSYLGNIVERTFNLQAYSSSDWIGNWTIFIFAWTIAWAPFVGLFIAKISKGRTIRQFVLGVMIVPTMFTFFWFSVFGDTALHLIMKEGYQSFIQAVQNDHAIALFQLFEHLPLSSIMSALAVFLIITFFVTSADSGALVLDSLASNSSTAPPVWQRVFWAVLLGTVAAVLLLAGGLKALQTASIASALPFAVIMLIAMVGIWRALIIESKRDVSLKNAVRNSGKTLEQDGSNWKDRLSKLIEYPDKEEVSEFINDIAYKSMQTVQLELKRRGWESSVYIDSDPLRARIEVVKSEQMPFIYEVRLCERIIPGFAFSEILLEQENQAEEQVSYYYRAEVFLREGGEAYDVFGYSRHNMITDILNHFEHYLHKLHHSAELLPWEVEQREQQLKPNLNLNEEA from the coding sequence ATGCCTACTTCTGAAACCTCTCGTTTTCAATCTACAATATTACTCCCTGTTTTTATTCCCGCAATTGTGGTGATTTTTTTTACCATTATAGGAACCCTTAGCAACCCTGATTTTGCGGGGGAGCTTTTTTCACAAGCTCAAGCGGAAATTACTCAAAATTTCAGCTGGTTCTATATGCTTGTTGTGGCTATTTTTTTAGTTTTTATTATCTCTATTGCCATTTCGCCTTGGGGAAGAATCAAACTTGGGCCTGATGATTCTGAGCCTGATTACACTTTTACGGCCTGGTTTGCGATGCTGTTTTCGGCAGGTTATGGAATTGCACTGTTGTTTTTTGGGGTGGCCGAGCCTGTACTTCATTATGCTACGCCACCCGAAGGGCCTTCAGAAACCGTTGGGGCTGCTAAAGAAGCGATGCAAATTGCCTTTTTTCATTGGGGGTTTCATATTTGGGCTATTTACGGTTTAGTTGGGCTGGTTTTAGCCTATTTTTCTTTTAGGCATAAATTACCGCTTTCAATGCGATCAACCCTTTACCCTTTAATTGGTGATCGTATTTATGGGCCAATTGGTCATAGCGTAGACACTTTTGCGATTTTGGGTACGGTATTTGGCCTAGCAACCACACTGGGCTTGTCTGTTACTCAAATTAATGCAGGGGTTCACTATTTAATGCCATCTATTCCCAATAATACAACGGTACAAATTGTAGCCATTGCCGTTATTACTGGTTTAGCGACTTTTTCAGTTGTAGCAGGGATGGATAAAGGAATTAAACGGCTTTCTTTACTTAATATTGGCTTGGCGATGGTGTTAATGTTATTTGTTTTTGTCACTGGGCCAACCATCTTTATTTTAGAAACATTTTTGCAAAATACGGGTAGCTATTTAGGCAATATTGTAGAACGTACCTTTAATTTACAGGCCTACTCTTCTAGCGACTGGATTGGTAATTGGACGATCTTTATCTTTGCTTGGACGATTGCTTGGGCGCCATTTGTTGGGCTGTTTATTGCCAAAATCAGTAAAGGTAGAACGATTCGTCAGTTTGTTTTGGGGGTGATGATTGTTCCTACGATGTTTACCTTTTTTTGGTTTTCTGTTTTTGGCGATACGGCTTTGCATTTGATTATGAAAGAGGGTTATCAAAGCTTTATTCAAGCGGTACAAAACGATCACGCCATTGCACTGTTCCAACTGTTTGAACATCTGCCTTTAAGTAGCATTATGTCTGCTTTAGCGGTCTTTTTAATTATTACCTTTTTTGTAACCTCAGCCGATTCAGGGGCTTTAGTGTTAGATTCACTGGCCTCAAATAGTAGCACTGCACCGCCTGTTTGGCAGCGGGTTTTTTGGGCAGTTCTTTTAGGAACTGTGGCGGCTGTTTTGTTATTGGCGGGTGGCTTAAAAGCGCTTCAAACCGCCTCGATTGCCAGTGCTTTGCCGTTTGCTGTGATTATGTTAATTGCCATGGTGGGCATTTGGCGCGCTCTGATTATTGAAAGTAAAAGAGATGTCAGTCTTAAAAATGCGGTGCGTAACAGCGGCAAAACGCTTGAGCAGGATGGAAGCAACTGGAAGGATCGATTATCAAAACTGATTGAGTACCCAGATAAAGAAGAGGTTTCTGAATTTATTAACGATATAGCTTATAAAAGTATGCAAACCGTGCAGTTGGAGCTTAAACGTCGTGGTTGGGAGTCGAGTGTCTATATTGATTCTGACCCGCTTAGAGCACGTATTGAAGTGGTAAAGTCTGAACAAATGCCATTTATTTATGAAGTGCGTTTATGCGAACGAATCATCCCTGGTTTTGCCTTCTCAGAAATACTGTTAGAGCAAGAAAACCAAGCAGAAGAACAGGTGTCGTATTACTATCGAGCAGAAGTTTTTTTAAGAGAAGGTGGCGAAGCTTATGATGTATTTGGTTACAGTCGACATAATATGATTACCGACATACTTAATCATTTTGAGCACTACTTACACAAATTACATCACTCGGCAGAACTGCTCCCTTGGGAAGTTGAACAACGTGAACAGCAGTTAAAACCTAACTTAAATCTCAACGAAGAAGCTTAA